A single genomic interval of Parvularcula marina harbors:
- a CDS encoding type 1 glutamine amidotransferase has protein sequence MKLVIAETGIPPMDLPATHNHYPDMMVAMLSKAGLDVDASVARVFSGDQAPAPDEGDALLITGSPAGVYEDLPWIAPLADAVRDWASSGKPVIGICFGHQLMAHAMGGRVEKSAFGWGVGVHTYELTDAARAPGDPARIACVVSHQDQVVSLPEEAERIGGSAFCPNGVIRYRQGRMLSFQMHPEFDHEFAEALLAIRENIIPAERVALARAGFSHHTDRALMGKWIAAFLKGEVE, from the coding sequence ATGAAGCTCGTCATTGCCGAAACCGGCATTCCGCCAATGGACCTGCCCGCGACGCATAACCACTATCCCGACATGATGGTGGCGATGCTGTCCAAGGCGGGTCTCGATGTCGACGCCAGCGTGGCTCGTGTTTTCAGCGGAGATCAGGCGCCGGCCCCGGATGAGGGGGATGCCCTTCTGATCACGGGCTCACCAGCGGGAGTTTATGAGGATCTACCCTGGATCGCGCCGCTCGCAGATGCCGTCCGCGACTGGGCGTCTTCGGGTAAGCCTGTCATCGGGATCTGCTTTGGTCACCAGTTGATGGCGCATGCCATGGGCGGGCGGGTTGAGAAATCGGCGTTTGGCTGGGGGGTAGGCGTGCACACATATGAGCTGACCGACGCGGCGCGTGCGCCCGGTGATCCTGCGCGCATCGCATGCGTCGTCTCGCATCAGGATCAGGTCGTCTCCCTCCCGGAAGAGGCCGAGCGGATCGGCGGCTCCGCCTTCTGTCCGAACGGGGTCATCCGATATAGGCAAGGACGCATGCTGTCTTTTCAGATGCATCCTGAGTTTGATCATGAGTTTGCAGAAGCACTGCTGGCGATAAGAGAAAATATCATCCCGGCCGAGCGGGTTGCGCTTGCACGGGCAGGCTTCAGCCATCACACCGATCGTGCCCTGATGGGCAAATGGATCGCAGCTTTTCTCAAGGGAGAGGTAGAATGA
- a CDS encoding enoyl-CoA hydratase-related protein gives MAEHILETLESGVLHLRFNREDKKNAITNEMYAALASGFARAAEDDDVRAVMLEGGDEIFTAGNDLSAFAGAPNLTGDEKPPVWQFIENVANCPVPVVAAVSGLAIGIGSTILLHCDLVYADDSAVFHMPFTDLATVPEAGASYILPRRFGRQIAGEFLLLSEKVSARRAYDMGLVNEVIQGDVRLHAKLVAERLAEKPPKALQKAKALMFGKQKALHEHIPVEMEAFAKCLQSEEMQAVIMKMMMKK, from the coding sequence ATGGCTGAACACATTCTGGAAACGCTGGAAAGCGGTGTCCTTCATCTGCGCTTCAACAGGGAAGATAAAAAGAACGCCATCACGAATGAGATGTATGCGGCGCTTGCTTCAGGCTTCGCGCGGGCCGCCGAGGATGACGACGTCCGCGCGGTCATGCTGGAGGGCGGAGACGAGATCTTCACGGCCGGCAATGACCTCTCCGCCTTCGCAGGCGCACCGAACCTGACAGGCGATGAGAAGCCGCCCGTCTGGCAGTTCATCGAGAATGTCGCTAACTGCCCTGTCCCGGTCGTCGCTGCCGTCAGCGGGCTTGCCATCGGCATTGGCTCGACGATCCTGCTTCATTGCGATCTGGTCTATGCGGATGATTCCGCCGTCTTCCACATGCCCTTCACGGATCTCGCGACCGTACCGGAAGCAGGTGCAAGCTATATCCTGCCGCGCCGGTTCGGACGGCAGATCGCCGGTGAATTCCTGCTTCTGTCGGAGAAAGTCAGTGCCCGGCGGGCCTATGACATGGGGCTCGTCAACGAAGTCATCCAGGGCGATGTGCGCCTGCACGCGAAACTTGTCGCGGAGCGGCTGGCCGAGAAGCCGCCGAAAGCGCTGCAAAAAGCCAAGGCGCTCATGTTCGGCAAACAGAAGGCCCTGCACGAGCATATCCCGGTTGAGATGGAGGCCTTCGCCAAATGTCTTCAGTCGGAGGAAATGCAGGCCGTCATCATGAAGATGATGATGAAGAAATGA
- a CDS encoding SIMPL domain-containing protein, protein MRMLAFLLLPVMVMACSDADAQDQSAEAPRTLSVSGEGQAYGTPDLAMMQFGVVAEGKTAGEAMEANAEAMTAVRNRLRELGIAARDMQTSNFSLNPVYAPYNRNSSTSDERKIVGYSVNNSLSVRLRDIDKVGATIDAAVSAGANNLGGLQFGFQDQTELEEEAKRAAVREARKTAEIVADEAGVTLGRVMTLSVSGYSRPRPVAMARMEAADSATPIEAGESSLSASVSVTFEIK, encoded by the coding sequence ATGCGTATGCTTGCTTTCCTGCTGTTGCCGGTGATGGTGATGGCCTGTTCTGACGCCGATGCTCAGGATCAATCCGCCGAAGCCCCCCGCACGCTGTCCGTCAGCGGTGAAGGCCAGGCATATGGAACCCCTGACCTAGCGATGATGCAGTTCGGCGTGGTCGCCGAGGGCAAGACGGCTGGTGAGGCGATGGAAGCCAATGCCGAGGCAATGACGGCTGTGCGCAACAGGCTGCGGGAACTGGGCATTGCGGCCCGGGATATGCAGACCTCGAACTTTTCCCTTAATCCCGTCTATGCGCCCTATAACCGGAATTCGAGCACGTCCGATGAGCGCAAGATCGTCGGCTATTCTGTGAACAATTCACTGTCTGTCCGCCTGCGGGATATCGACAAGGTCGGCGCGACGATCGATGCCGCCGTTTCGGCAGGGGCCAATAATCTGGGTGGCCTGCAATTCGGTTTCCAGGACCAGACAGAGCTGGAAGAAGAAGCCAAACGCGCCGCCGTTCGTGAAGCCCGCAAAACAGCAGAGATCGTCGCGGACGAAGCTGGCGTCACACTCGGCCGGGTGATGACCCTGTCTGTGTCGGGCTATTCACGGCCGCGGCCTGTTGCCATGGCCCGGATGGAAGCGGCTGATTCTGCAACGCCGATTGAGGCTGGCGAGAGTTCTCTTTCCGCCAGTGTTAGCGTGACTTTCGAAATCAAATAG
- the cysE gene encoding serine O-acetyltransferase yields the protein MSAQTKSEAPVIFPVAIDSIWSRMRLEAATAAASEPVLASFLNATILHHGSFSAALSYRLAEKLADAQMSAMQWREVATNAYEEHDELVDAAVADINAYFERDPACRDYVQPFLYFKGFHAIQSQRIANTLWLEGRNSLALYLQSRMSELWTIDIHPAAHLGQGLFLDHAHGIVIGETARVGDNVSMLHDVTLGGTGKDLDDRHPKVGNGVLISAGAKVLGNIQIGDGAKIAAGSVVLESVKPYCTVAGVPAKPVGACCGNAAADMDQKI from the coding sequence ATGTCAGCTCAGACCAAAAGCGAAGCGCCGGTGATTTTCCCCGTGGCGATTGACTCGATCTGGTCGCGAATGCGGCTGGAGGCGGCAACGGCTGCGGCGTCCGAGCCCGTGCTCGCGTCCTTCCTGAACGCAACGATCCTGCACCATGGCAGCTTCTCCGCTGCGCTCAGCTATCGGCTTGCCGAGAAGCTGGCTGACGCTCAGATGAGCGCGATGCAGTGGCGGGAAGTCGCGACCAATGCCTATGAAGAGCATGACGAGCTGGTCGATGCCGCCGTTGCCGACATCAATGCCTATTTCGAGCGCGATCCGGCCTGCCGGGATTACGTCCAGCCCTTCCTTTATTTCAAAGGCTTTCATGCCATCCAGTCGCAGCGCATCGCGAACACGCTGTGGCTGGAGGGGCGCAATTCGCTCGCGCTTTATCTCCAGTCGCGCATGTCGGAGCTGTGGACGATTGATATCCACCCCGCCGCCCATCTGGGGCAGGGGCTGTTTCTCGACCATGCGCATGGCATCGTGATCGGCGAGACAGCGCGGGTCGGCGATAATGTCAGTATGCTGCATGATGTCACGCTCGGCGGGACGGGCAAGGATCTCGATGACCGTCACCCGAAAGTCGGCAATGGCGTTCTGATCTCTGCCGGGGCCAAGGTGCTAGGGAACATCCAGATCGGTGACGGCGCGAAGATCGCGGCAGGCTCGGTCGTCCTTGAAAGCGTCAAACCTTACTGCACGGTTGCCGGGGTGCCGGCGAAACCTGTCGGTGCCTGCTGCGGGAATGCCGCCGCCGACATGGACCAAAAGATATGA
- a CDS encoding NUDIX domain-containing protein, whose translation MSRQNGPWQINDFTTGYENPWIRVEHNEVTRPDGSDGIYGIVRFANLATGVLPLFEDGTTMLVGQHRFAFDAYSWELPEGGCPKGEAPEAAALRELREETGLTAEHILPLGEAQLSNSVTDEYAYYYLAWGLEAGKAAPDADEILEQRRIPLSVLIAEILAGEVTDALTILMVERAVLKAQLALLPERPRDLILSALKGLPGVST comes from the coding sequence ATGAGCCGTCAAAACGGTCCATGGCAGATCAATGACTTTACCACGGGCTACGAAAATCCGTGGATCCGGGTTGAGCACAATGAGGTGACGCGGCCGGACGGTAGTGACGGCATTTACGGGATCGTCCGTTTTGCCAATCTGGCGACGGGCGTTCTGCCGCTTTTTGAGGACGGCACGACCATGCTCGTCGGCCAGCACCGCTTCGCGTTCGATGCCTATTCATGGGAGCTGCCCGAAGGCGGCTGCCCGAAAGGAGAGGCGCCTGAGGCGGCTGCGCTGCGCGAGCTCCGCGAAGAAACGGGGCTGACAGCCGAGCATATTCTGCCACTGGGTGAAGCGCAGCTCTCCAATTCCGTGACCGATGAATATGCCTATTACTATCTTGCCTGGGGGCTTGAGGCGGGAAAGGCTGCCCCAGATGCGGACGAAATCCTTGAACAGCGCCGTATTCCGCTCAGCGTCCTGATCGCGGAAATCCTGGCCGGAGAGGTCACCGACGCCTTAACAATACTGATGGTCGAACGAGCTGTTCTTAAAGCACAATTGGCCCTCTTGCCCGAGCGGCCAAGAGACCTCATCTTGTCAGCACTGAAGGGCCTTCCCGGCGTTTCGACATGA
- a CDS encoding peptidylprolyl isomerase: MLSILALLSLFAADEAEKLGPTVGEIMEAAPEEIWLDPDPDQLIYIETEKGTAVVRLSSNLAQGHVEQVKTLAREHYYDGLHFYRVVHGFVAQGGDASGEKDKGSAKDSLTAEFEETAPEGFTFTPLGFADGYAAEAGYTDGMPAGRDAETETVWLAHCTGAFAFGRDVGRDTASTEFYITIQPQRYLDRNLTVFGRVIYGMDAIQALPRGNFGDGGVNADEATWTEIKSIRLESEIPSEDRIDLEYMDTSSETFRQLITARSARASEFFYYRPGYIDLCQMPLPVRLTPENAE, encoded by the coding sequence ATGCTGAGCATTCTTGCCCTTTTGTCTCTTTTTGCTGCTGATGAGGCGGAGAAACTCGGGCCTACCGTCGGCGAGATCATGGAGGCGGCGCCCGAGGAGATCTGGCTCGATCCGGACCCTGATCAGCTCATCTATATCGAGACGGAGAAAGGCACAGCCGTCGTCCGGCTATCCTCAAATCTTGCGCAAGGTCATGTCGAGCAGGTGAAGACGCTTGCTCGAGAGCATTACTATGATGGCCTTCATTTCTATCGGGTTGTGCATGGCTTTGTTGCGCAGGGCGGTGACGCCTCCGGTGAAAAGGATAAAGGGTCCGCAAAGGATAGCCTGACAGCGGAATTCGAAGAGACAGCGCCGGAAGGGTTTACCTTCACGCCGCTTGGCTTTGCCGATGGCTATGCGGCGGAAGCCGGGTATACGGACGGCATGCCAGCAGGGCGTGACGCTGAAACCGAAACGGTCTGGCTCGCGCATTGCACGGGGGCATTCGCGTTCGGGCGGGATGTCGGACGCGATACGGCCTCAACGGAATTCTACATCACGATCCAGCCGCAACGATATCTTGACCGGAACCTCACCGTCTTTGGCCGGGTGATTTATGGCATGGATGCGATCCAGGCGTTGCCGCGCGGAAATTTCGGTGATGGCGGGGTTAATGCTGACGAAGCGACCTGGACGGAAATCAAATCCATCCGGCTTGAAAGCGAGATCCCCTCGGAAGATCGCATCGACCTTGAATATATGGACACGTCGTCCGAAACCTTCCGCCAGCTGATCACAGCGCGGTCTGCGCGGGCATCGGAGTTTTTCTATTACCGCCCGGGCTATATCGACCTCTGCCAGATGCCGCTGCCAGTTCGCCTCACGCCGGAAAATGCCGAATGA
- the queF gene encoding preQ(1) synthase, with protein sequence MTNSPETTLLGRDAALPSSPEEAKLDPVPNPHPDVNYLARFVAPEFTSICPVTGQPDFAHLVIDYCPDAHLVESKSFKLLLGSYRNHGAFHEDCTIDIAKRIIAAVKPRWLRISGYWYPRGGIPIDVFYQTGDPPDGLYVPETGVQPYRGRG encoded by the coding sequence ATGACCAATTCCCCTGAAACCACCCTTCTTGGCCGTGACGCGGCGCTGCCATCTTCGCCAGAAGAGGCGAAGCTCGATCCCGTGCCGAACCCGCATCCGGATGTGAATTATCTCGCCCGTTTCGTGGCGCCGGAATTCACCTCGATCTGCCCGGTGACCGGACAGCCCGATTTTGCGCATCTCGTGATCGATTACTGTCCGGATGCGCATCTCGTTGAATCAAAGTCGTTCAAGCTTTTGCTTGGTTCGTACCGGAACCATGGCGCCTTTCATGAAGACTGCACCATCGATATCGCCAAGCGCATCATTGCGGCGGTGAAGCCCCGCTGGCTGCGGATCTCGGGCTATTGGTATCCGAGGGGCGGTATTCCGATTGACGTTTTTTATCAGACCGGCGATCCGCCTGACGGTCTCTATGTCCCCGAAACCGGGGTGCAGCCATATAGGGGCAGGGGATAG
- a CDS encoding UxaA family hydrolase produces MRGYPRQDGRKGIRNVTLVAYLVECAHHVARAIVTNANDTDVHLIGFPGCFPNKYAFNMMQSLCTHPNVGSVLLVSLGCESFHRSALKRYIEESGRPVDMLVIQEAGGTRSSIETGVEAVRHLREASAIDTVPMDISELVVATICGGSDGTSGITANPAVGRAFDRLVEQGAACLFEETGELIGCEVIMADRAVTPELGQEIVAAVDKAERYYSILGFGSFAPGNAEGGLTTIEEKSMGAYAKSGSSPISGLLKPGDHPPSGGLYLLDVVPDGEPRFGFPNISDNAEIVELMACGAHVTLFTTGRGSIVGSAISPVIKICANPDTYRKLSGDMDVDAGAILEGRTTLDEVGAEIFELVKSVAGGKRTASEELGHQEFILTYKQFEPAGPACLPRAARA; encoded by the coding sequence ATGAGAGGGTATCCTCGTCAGGACGGTCGCAAAGGCATCCGCAATGTCACGCTCGTCGCTTATCTGGTCGAATGCGCCCATCACGTCGCGCGGGCGATTGTGACGAATGCGAATGACACGGATGTTCATCTGATAGGGTTCCCGGGCTGTTTTCCGAACAAATACGCCTTCAACATGATGCAGTCCCTCTGTACCCACCCGAATGTCGGAAGCGTGCTTCTCGTATCTCTTGGGTGTGAGAGTTTCCATCGATCGGCGTTGAAACGATACATCGAAGAATCGGGCCGGCCGGTTGATATGCTTGTGATTCAGGAGGCAGGTGGTACGCGTTCGTCGATAGAAACCGGCGTCGAGGCTGTCCGTCATTTGCGTGAAGCATCGGCCATCGACACGGTGCCGATGGATATCAGTGAACTTGTCGTTGCCACCATCTGCGGCGGTTCTGACGGCACCAGCGGCATTACCGCCAACCCGGCGGTCGGCCGGGCTTTTGATCGGCTTGTTGAGCAAGGGGCCGCCTGTCTCTTTGAGGAAACCGGGGAGCTGATCGGGTGCGAGGTCATCATGGCGGATAGAGCGGTCACGCCTGAGCTCGGTCAGGAGATCGTCGCTGCGGTCGATAAAGCGGAGCGCTATTACAGTATTCTCGGTTTCGGTAGTTTTGCGCCCGGAAATGCCGAGGGCGGATTAACGACCATCGAGGAGAAGTCGATGGGCGCTTATGCCAAGTCCGGCTCTTCTCCGATTAGTGGCCTCTTGAAACCGGGCGATCATCCGCCGTCCGGCGGTTTGTACCTTCTGGATGTCGTGCCCGATGGCGAGCCGAGATTCGGCTTCCCGAATATTTCTGACAATGCGGAGATTGTGGAGCTGATGGCGTGCGGGGCGCATGTCACCCTCTTTACGACCGGGCGGGGGTCGATTGTCGGCTCCGCCATTTCGCCGGTCATCAAGATCTGCGCTAATCCGGATACGTACAGAAAACTTTCCGGTGACATGGATGTCGATGCGGGCGCGATCCTTGAAGGTCGCACGACTCTGGACGAGGTCGGCGCGGAAATTTTCGAGCTCGTAAAGTCGGTTGCGGGCGGTAAGCGTACAGCCTCCGAAGAGTTGGGGCATCAGGAGTTCATTCTGACCTATAAGCAGTTCGAGCCCGCTGGCCCTGCCTGCTTGCCGAGAGCGGCACGAGCATAG
- a CDS encoding SAF domain-containing protein produces the protein MADKIILLHPDDNVVIVKREILEGDVIEVGGRAIVMTKMVSTGYKLARKDLSSGTRILKHGAPIGSLTDKVTTGEIVHSHNLQSDYIKTHDRDTIDEGHV, from the coding sequence TTGGCTGACAAAATTATCCTGCTTCACCCGGATGATAATGTAGTGATTGTGAAGCGTGAAATTCTCGAGGGTGATGTAATCGAAGTGGGTGGGCGAGCGATAGTCATGACGAAGATGGTGTCGACGGGATATAAGCTTGCCAGAAAGGATTTGAGTTCCGGTACGCGGATTCTCAAACATGGCGCGCCAATAGGGTCGCTGACCGATAAAGTCACCACTGGTGAAATCGTACATTCACATAATCTTCAGTCTGATTATATCAAAACCCATGACCGCGATACAATTGATGAGGGGCATGTATGA